In Carya illinoinensis cultivar Pawnee chromosome 9, C.illinoinensisPawnee_v1, whole genome shotgun sequence, the following are encoded in one genomic region:
- the LOC122276434 gene encoding serine/threonine/tyrosine-protein kinase HT1 — protein MGFRKFGFWSFEIHIVSFEIDPSAQLEGRRLRRFVGVRSCRVSTNYHDGKMEEEANSWIRRAKFSHTVCHRLDSSRLISIPFSVQPDRYAGLKSRPGTTATNEKSIPSNSKIRRNPITNKQRSLSPSPETVLSDEFKEARSERKRFTTPFPRRRESEKGFMNTDTNSPSRSNTSPLRHLASLKVNEKSKSRKELSWARYFDHGGGRVNAVETAYEWSVDLSKLFLGLKFAHGAHSRLYHGIYNDEPVAVKIIRVPDDDENGALGARLEKQFNREVTLLSRLYHQNVIKFVAACRKPPVYCVITEYLSEGSLRAYLHKLEHKSLPLHKLIAIALDIARGMEYIHSNGVIHRDLKPENVLIDQDFRMKIADFGIACEEVYCDSLADDPGTYRWMAPEMIKHKSYGRRVDVYSFGLILWEMVAGTIPYEDMNPVQAAFAVVIKNLRPIIPGDCPPAMRALIEQCWSLQPEKRPDFWQIVKVLEQFESSLARDGTLSLVQNPTCQDHKKGLLHWIQKLGPVHPNSSSMPKPKFT, from the exons ATGGGTTTTAGGAAATTTGGTTTCTGGAGCTTCGAAATTCATATAGTATCGTTTGAGATTGACCCTTCTGCTCAGCTAGAGGGAAGAAGATTGCGGAGGTTTGTGGGTGTAAGGTCTTGTAGAGTTTCAACGAATTACCACGACggaaaaatggaagaagaagcTAATTCCTGGATTAGGAGAGCAAAGTTCTCTCATACAGTTTGTCATCGATTGGACTCTTCTAGATTGATCTCTATTCCATTTTCAGTACAGCCTGACCGGTATGCAGGTTTGAAATCAAGGCCCGGAACGACTGCTACTAATGAGAAATCGATTCCCAGTAATTCGAAGATACGGCGGAATCCTATTACAAACAAGCAGAGATCGTTGTCCCCTTCACCTGAAACCGTGCTCTCTGATGAGTTTAAGGAAGCAAGGTCTGAGCGAAAGAGATTCACCACTCCGTTTCCCAGGAGAAGGGAATCGGAAAAGGGATTTATGAATACGGATACCAATTCCCCATCTCGGTCGAATACTAGTCCGCTTAGGCACTTAGCCTCGCTGAAAGTTAATGAAAAGTCAAAGTCCCGGAAGGAGTTGTCGTGGGCAAGGTATTTTGATCACGGTGGAGGGAGGGTTAATGCTGTGGAAACAGCATATGAATGGAGTGTTGATCTGTCTAAGCTGTTTCTGGGGTTGAAGTTTGCCCACGGGGCTCATAGTCGGCTTTACCACGGGATATACAACGACGAACCTGTTGCGGTTAAAATTATTCGGGTGCCTGATGATGACGAAAATGGAGCCTTGGGGGCTCGGTTAGAGAAGCAATTTAATAGGGAAGTCACTCTTCTATCTCGTCTCTACCATCAAAATGTCATAAAG tTTGTAGCAGCATGCAGAAAGCCACCAGTTTATTGTGTCATCACAGAATATCTATCAGAAGGTTCCTTGAGGGCATATTTACATAAGCTTGAGCATAAATCACTTCCTTTACACAAACTAATCGCAATTGCTCTGGATATTGCTCGTGGAATGGAATACATTCACTCCAATGGCGTAATTCATCGAGATCTTAAACCAGAAAATGTCCTTATTGACCAAGACTTCCGCATGAAAATTGCTGATTTTGGTATAGCTTGCGAGGAGGTGTACTGTGATTCTTTAGCTGATGACCCTGGAACTTATCGCTGGATGGCACCCGAGATGATTAAACATAAATCCTACGGGCGAAGGGTTGATGTGTACAGTTTTGGGCTCATCCTGTGGGAAATGGTGGCTGGAACGATCCCCTATGAGGACATGAATCCCGTACAGGCTGCTTTTGCAGTAGTAATTAAG AATTTGAGACCTATTATCCCAGGGGACTGTCCACCTGCCATGCGAGCTTTAATTGAGCAATGCTGGTCCTTGCAACCGGAGAAAAGGCCGGATTTTTGGCAGATTGTGAAGGTGTTGGAGCAATTTGAGTCTTCACTTGCCCGTGATGGAACCCTAAGTCTGGTACAAAATCCTACTTGCCAAGATCATAAGAAAGGGCTTCTTCATTGGATCCAAAAGCTTGGTCCCGTGCATCCTAATAGTTCATCAATGCCTAAACCTAAATTCACATGA
- the LOC122277303 gene encoding probable hexosyltransferase MUCI70, whose protein sequence is MTGGSLGMRSGSYGSLDKQLQQNSNNGNINSNNSCYINNVNGLSPIPTTRKPSKMQKERERLFHWICKFAGRKKVGMLLLCVISAAVFVWVLYVGKGEDAQESEPVQNIGVNVSMPLKNHIESNTLSSLSVMGVVRDLALPPPPPPPAVFLGYTLPPGHPCNSFTLPPPPADKKRTGPRPCPVCYLPVEEAVALMPKIPSASPVLKKLTYIYEENLSRDGEFGGSDFGGYPTLKQRNDSFDIRESMSVHCGFVRGVKPGRNTGYDMDDDDLLEMEQCNGVVVASAIFGAFDDINQPKNISDYSKATVCFYMFIDEETETYMKNAGTLGSEKKVGLWRTVVVRNLPYEDDRRTGKIPKLLVHRMFPNARFSLWIDGKLELVVDPYQILERFLWRKNATFAISKHYRRFDTFVEAEANKAAHKYDNASIDFQINFYKNEGLTPYSEAKLPIISDVPEGCVIIREHVPLSNLFTCLWFNEVDRFTSRDQISFSTVRDKILSKVNWSISMFLDCERRNFVIQKYHRDVLEQIAPPVSVAVYPPPPPPPPPSSQTLYDEPPIKFYHETSPEGTISVPIRKVQPRRTRRSSSRRHRKVSAGVRDIHSS, encoded by the exons ATGACGGGAGGGTCATTGGGGATGCGTTCGGGGAGTTATGGATCTTTGGATAAACAGCTACAACAGAACAGCAACAACGGCAACATTAACAGCAACAACAGCTGTTACATCAACAACGTCAATGGATTGTCGCCAATTCCTACAACGCGGAAGCCTTCGAAAATGcagaaggagagggagaggtTGTTCCACTGGATCTGCAAGTTTGCTGGACGCAAAAAGGTCGGAATGCTGCTTCTATGTGTCATCTCCGCCGCGGTTTTCGTCTGGGTTTTGTATGTAGGAAAAG GCGAAGATGCTCAAGAAAGTGAACCTGTTCAGAACATTGGTGTAAATGTGAGCATGCCTTTAAAGAACCATATTGAAAGTAACACTCTTTCTTCACTGAGCGTAATGGGAGTGGTTCGCGATTTGGCtttgcctcctcctcctcctcctcctgctGTTTTTCTAGGGTATACACTTCCTCCAGGGCACCCATGCAATAGTTTCACTCTGCCTCCTCCACCAGCTGATAAAAAAAGGACTGGACCACGGC CGTGTCCTGTATGTTACCTACCTGTTGAAGAAGCTGTTGCCTTGATGCCAAAGATTCCCTCAGCTTCCCCAgttcttaaaaaattaacatatatttaCGAGGAAAATTTATCTAGAGATGGAGAATTTGGAGGTTCGGACTTTGGTGGATATCCTACTTTAAAGCAGAGGAATGATTCTTTTGACATCAGAGAGTCAATGAGCGTGCACTGTGG ATTTGTCAGAGGAGTTAAACCTGGCCGCAACACAGGATACGACATGGATGATGATGACCTTCTTGAGATGGAGCAGTGTAATGGTGTGGTTGTTGCATCAGCTATATTTG GAGCTTTTGATGATATAAACCAGCCAAAAAATATCAGTGACTATTCCAAGGCCACTGTTTGCTTCTACATGTTCATAGATGAAGAGACGGAAACTTATATGAAAAATGCTGGCACTCTTGGCAGCGAAAAGAAAGTTGGGTTATGGAGAACAGTTGTTGTTCGTAACCTTCCATATGAAGATGACCGACGCACAGGAAAG ATTCCAAAGCTTCTAGTCCATAGGATGTTTCCAAACGCCCGCTTTTCTCTTTGGATTGATGGAAAGCTTGAACTTGTTGTGGATCCTTATCAAATACTTGAAAG GTTCTTGTGGAGGAAAAATGCTACTTTTgcaatctctaaacattatagACGCTTCGATACTTTTGTGGAAGCAGAGGCAAACAAAGCTGCTCACAAATATGACAACGCCTCTATTGATTTTCAGattaacttttacaaaaatgagGGTTTGACACCATATTCAGAGGCTAAACTTCCCATCATAAGTG ATGTTCCTGAAGGATGTGTGATAATAAGGGAGCATGTTCCTCTCAGCAACCTCTTTACTTGTCTTTGGTTCAATGAAGTGGATCGTTTTACATCCAGGGACCAAATTAGTTTCTCCACTGTGAGGGACAAGATTTTGTCAAAGGTGAATTGGAGTATTAGTATGTTCTTGGACTGTGAAAGGCGCAATTTTGTCATTCAG AAATACCATAGAGATGTATTGGAACAAATTGCTCCCCCTGTCTCTGTTGCTGTTtatccaccaccaccaccaccaccaccaccgtcATCACAGACTCTATATGATGAACCACCGATCAAATTTTACC